In Saccharicrinis carchari, the DNA window ATTTATAACTCACCGGTACAAACATTTGGTAACAATTATTTACCCGGCGATATTAAATATGTAGATGTGAATAGTGATGGCAAGATCGATGAAAACGATCGGGTACCCATTGGTTTTCCTACTGTTCCGGAAATAATTTATGGTTTTGGATTAACCGCCGGATATAAAGGTTTCGATGCCTCTTTTTTCTTTCAAGGTTCAGCACGCTCTTCGTTTATGATTGCACCGGATAAGATAGCACCATTTGTTGGTGAGCGAAATGCCTTGAATATAATTGCCGATAATCACTGGTCGGAGTTTAATCCTGATCCTTATGCTTTTTGGCCCCGATTGAGTACCACAGCAATTGCGAATAACGAACAGGCCTCAACCTGGTGGTTAAGAGACGGAAGTTTCCTGCGCCTTAAAAGTTTTGAAGTGGGCTATACTTTAAACCGAACAGTGTTGCAAAAAATAAAGTTTGAAAATTTAAGGTTGTATGTAAGTGGAAATAATCTGCTTTACTTCAGTAAGTTCAAATTGTGGGATCCGGAAATGGGTGATAATGGTTTGGGTTACCCTACCCAACGTATATTTAATATTGGTATGAACGTAACTTTTTAATTGATCAGGAAATGAAAAAATATACAAATATACTTCTGGTACTGCTGGCAGCACTAATGCTAGCAAGTTGCGAATATCTTGATATTGTGCCTGAAAAAACGCAGGAGCTGTCACTGGTTTTTGAACGCAAAGAGCAAGCCTATAAAGCCTTGGCTACTTGCTATTCTTACTTGCCTAAGAGCGATGATTTATATGGTACCCATACCGTAATGACCGATGAGCTAACCTCGCCCATTCGTCAATCGGTTAATGGCATTGAAATTATGCGGGGAAAGCAATCCGTTGGTAATCCTATGTTATCCTTTTGGCAAGGTTATAACGGTGGGGCTGGTGTATGGCAACATTCATTGTACAATGCTATTAACGATTGTAATATTTTTTTGGAAAACATAGGTAAAGTGCCCGATATGTCCGACTCGGAAAAACGGGAGTGGAGTGCGGAGGTGAGGTTTTTAAAGGCCTATTATCACTTTTTGTTAGTTATGCGTTATGGCCCCATCCCAATTATGGATAAAAATTTCCCTATTTCGGCCTCGCCCGAAGAAGTGAGGGTATTTAGAAATTCAACAGATAAATGTTTTGATTATATCGAGACACAAATAAGCCTGGCTATTACCGATTTGCCGGCAAGGGTTACAAATACCAACTTTCTGGGGCGCGTTGACCGAACTATAGCGGCCGCGATTAAATCCAGAGTGCTGCTGTATGCAGCCAGTCCACTGTTTAATGGCAATGCTCAGTTTTATGCGGGTTATACCGATAAAAATGGGAAAGAGTTATTTAATACCACTTTCGATAAGCAAAAGTGGGCTAAAGCACTGGAAGCGGCCGAATATGCGATTCAACTGGCGGAAGGAAACGGGGTAAGAATGTATCGTTTTGATGGCGAGTATCGGGCCTACGATAATGCCAATGTGATTTACGATGCTGAGTTTACCGAAAGTATTTACAACTACAAATTCATGTTTGTTGATCGTTGGAACAGTGAATTAATTTGGGGGCTATCGAGGGTCACTACGGATTATTACCAAATTCAGGCATCCAC includes these proteins:
- a CDS encoding RagB/SusD family nutrient uptake outer membrane protein; this encodes MKKYTNILLVLLAALMLASCEYLDIVPEKTQELSLVFERKEQAYKALATCYSYLPKSDDLYGTHTVMTDELTSPIRQSVNGIEIMRGKQSVGNPMLSFWQGYNGGAGVWQHSLYNAINDCNIFLENIGKVPDMSDSEKREWSAEVRFLKAYYHFLLVMRYGPIPIMDKNFPISASPEEVRVFRNSTDKCFDYIETQISLAITDLPARVTNTNFLGRVDRTIAAAIKSRVLLYAASPLFNGNAQFYAGYTDKNGKELFNTTFDKQKWAKALEAAEYAIQLAEGNGVRMYRFDGEYRAYDNANVIYDAEFTESIYNYKFMFVDRWNSELIWGLSRVTTDYYQIQASTLIKSTAASSNEAAWQWLSPTYRMAELYYTKNGLPIDQDLSFDYDNKYVLRRGTAADFSVFVVQIGQETVQLHFDREPRFYATIAFDRGYNRAHGIKQFLKMRNGEVPGGKKGSSNDYLISGYGLKKYVHPDSQGNGYDKLVNYPWPLIRMSELYLNYAEAYNEYNGPNASVYEALNQVRQRVGLPNVEDVWSDASLAKTVGKHASQEGLRDIIQQERLIELAFEGHRYDDIRRWKQAETYFSTPVKGWSVTESQIDRFYTLINVGERSFITPRDYFQPIKTEELSRNPNLIQNLGW